A genomic window from Diospyros lotus cultivar Yz01 chromosome 2, ASM1463336v1, whole genome shotgun sequence includes:
- the LOC127794139 gene encoding F-box/kelch-repeat protein At1g80440-like: MFSNSSMELLPGLPDHVALECLIRLPFNHFSVAASVCKGWKAEIQLPEFKRRRDEAGFSRSVLLLAQAWVDRTGKRTSKVTAIPAYRLTLCDPETGSWSELPPLPAFPDGLPMFCGVVGVGSELVVMGGCEPGNWRISKSVFVYSFVLGKWRRGAPMLGRPRIFFGCASDSGRAVYVAGGHDDEKNALKSAMMYDVARDEWAPLPDMAKARDECKAVFHRGKFHVISGYPTEMQGRFRADSEALDISTGRWDHEEDSLSVPMCPRTCVYGGDGRLHMCRDGIVMARGGDTWEPVAAIPKAVRNVAHVTAWQSKLMVIGCEQFGEAHRALVLDLKSGGWKEVAAGEEFTGHVQAGCCLEI; encoded by the coding sequence ATGTTTTCCAACTCTTCCATGGAGCTTCTTCCGGGTCTTCCAGATCATGTGGCCCTCGAATGTCTCATTCGTTTACCTTTCAATCACTTCTCCGTAGCCGCCTCCGTATGCAAGGGCTGGAAGGCCGAGATTCAGCTACCGGAATTTAAACGCCGCCGGGATGAGGCTGGGTTCTCCCGCTCTGTTCTTCTCCTGGCGCAGGCTTGGGTCGACCGCACCGGGAAAAGAACCTCTAAGGTTACGGCTATTCCCGCTTACCGCCTCACCCTCTGCGACCCAGAAACCGGCTCCTGGTCCGAGCTGCCGCCGTTGCCGGCGTTTCCAGACGGGTTGCCCATGTTCTGCGGCGTCGTCGGAGTTGGGTCGGAGCTGGTAGTGATGGGCGGGTGCGAACCGGGGAATTGGCGGATCTCCAAGTCAGTCTTCGTTTACAGCTTCGTGTTGGGGAAGTGGCGGCGCGGGGCTCCGATGCTGGGCAGGCCGAGAATATTCTTCGGGTGCGCGTCGGATTCCGGCCGGGCGGTGTACGTAGCAGGGGGTCACGACGACGAAAAGAACGCGCTGAAATCGGCGATGATGTATGATGTGGCGAGGGACGAGTGGGCCCCGCTGCCCGACATGGCGAAGGCGCGGGACGAGTGCAAGGCGGTTTTCCACCGTGGCAAGTTCCACGTCATCAGCGGGTACCCGACGGAAATGCAGGGCCGGTTCCGGGCCGACTCCGAAGCCTTGGATATCTCAACCGGGCGGTGGGATCACGAAGAGGACTCATTGAGTGTCCCCATGTGTCCGAGAACCTGCGTGTACGGCGGCGACGGACGGCTTCACATGTGCCGCGACGGCATTGTAATGGCTCGTGGTGGGGACACGTGGGAGCCGGTAGCCGCAATTCCGAAGGCGGTGCGGAACGTGGCGCACGTGACAGCGTGGCAGTCGAAGTTGATGGTGATTGGGTGCGAGCAGTTCGGCGAGGCACACAGAGCTCTGGTGCTGGATCTGAAGAGTGGCGGGTGGAAAGAAGTCGCCGCCGGCGAGGAATTCACCGGCCACGTCCAGGCGGGCTGTTGTCTGGAGATCTAA